gtaaaataaaacataaaatcaagaaattttaaagcatgttttagaaatttaaaagtatattttttaatgaatttgaagtttctaatttatatatctattattatgttaataaaaatttaatatataatttatatatttaatatataaaattgaaagttatttttttagtaatctatattataaaataccAACGAATTGTcgaattagagtcaaacaaatagaacgatAGAAATCTTATCGGGTTTccgggccagcccatcgggttttcgggccTGGCCgtaacgggttgcgggttaatcggactgtaattttatcgggctagaaattttcaaccctaaccctataaatttggcgggctattTGGACCGGCCCACAAgttgcgggctacattgacatctCTAATTGTCACCTTCCAATAAGTTAATTAGAGGGAGAACTTTAGTGATCCCTTTTGACAATAgcacaatttaatgaaaacttTAATTTCAATCAAGAATCATTAATTGTTCACAAATGATGCATCTTGATTCACATTTGATTAAGACATGTATATGGGAATACCGctaacaatattatattaatataaatattgagaATCAAAATTACACTTTAGGGCCCAATTGgattatatcattattataatttaggGGTCGGCCGTCAAACTTTCACTGCAATAACCACATTTTATAAGTACACAAACGCAATTGAATTAATGGAAATAttctttcaacttttttttcttaaaattttttttatacagaAATTAAACATGGGTAATTGAATATATGGAAATATTCTTTCAACTTCTGTTATTAGCATAACCATGTGTTTTAGTATAAAGTTTGCtcttttcataaattttaaacaacATTAATGCTGCTAGTCACTTCTCTTAGATGAATGACCAGACGTCAATAGGGCTTCACTTTCTTGTGATATAAAGCACTTTACACAGCTTTCTGCATATAATTTccttttcattattattgttaaagaaaataaagtaactaAGTTTATATTCCCACTCACATTTATCTTATTCATTCATAGAAATATTTCCAAGTATGGAAGAACAACATAGTTATCTATCCTATTTTATATCTTATGATAAACACTGCACAATTAAGCAAGAAATAGGataaacatatttaatcatccatattttccttttttttaataccagcctataattaattatcatccAATTATggaaatgataataaaaactAATCATCTCAGCAGTGCTGTACGATTAGTAgaacataatatataaattatttgattaaaagaTAAGTCCATTTTcaacaataacaatatataattaagcatccctttaaaaatgttttagtAATATAGTGAAGGTGATTGtggcaaaataaaaacataattaagcTGGAATCTCTGTGTCTTACAAGTTACAGATCGAGTGATCGACTCTGCCAAATGAATTTATTACCTCGTTGTGTATTATAAATCGAGTCTGCCAAATGAATTTATCTGGAATTTACCGATTAATATAAATGCCATGATTTCAGTCAACCTTATTAGAAAAATTCTTGATTGTAATATGAGTGTCTTAAGTAAATTAATaggattaattatttcatgcaaaaacatatttaagaaaattaaatttttagaacTCATGAACTAATGATTTATTCGTGTCAACATTAATTGTATACCTATTTAATTTACAAGTGCGCAGTTTGAAACgaaggaaaaaacaaatatagaaaCAAAGTCGGCATTcaaaatctatttatttattttgtgttcattgctttgagatggaaaaaatggcatcttaacaaattaatagtaactCATTAAGTGCAGCtgaaaaaagtagttttattaaaattagatatgAAAAATGGATGAAGTGCCCATGTCCGTGCCCATAAAACATACACTACTGTTACTCAGTTAAGTGCATGTACGAGTTTTGACTTGAGCCCATCATTAAATAGTTTTCACAACGAAACAGTTTTGGGCCTATATTTCATAACCTAAAAGTAttggttttaatttgtaattaaccCTTTTAATTATCTCTAAATACACAAACTTTACGTATTAATTTGTAatcaaaactattttttatcataaaatacaGACTTTCAAGCTTTTAATTTGGGCCTTATTAAAACCATGACGTTGTACGACATCGTTGGTGGGCTGTACAAATTTTGTGAATGCAACGTCATTTAAGCATCCATGTAGGATTAATTTTGTTCAGAACTAAAATTCAGATCAAATTgcaaactaaaatttttttaaaaaaaattgtgtaatttgacaaaattttatgaaggTCATGTATTTACATACTGAAATATCTAAAAAACGTATTCAATTAACATTGTAATTCAATGCTAACATTCAAAAATCTTCCAGAACAATTCATACAGACTCAAAAAATGTTGGATGACTTGTAGTCTATGTGTCGCTATTTTTTTGATGACACCCAAATCTATAGTTTTAATGAATCATTAAATAATTGCAACTAACTTTGTAATTGACACGTGTCCAACTTGAGTCAAACAATTAAAGCCCCATTTATTGGTGCAAATACACATTTTCGGCACTCAATCACTATATTTTGTCATCGTTTTTCGTATTGTGATATTAGCCTCTTACCTTTCAATATTACAATATCCATATTCTAAGATTAcgttttctttaaatttagGGTTAATATTTTCTGTAGAGAAAGTAACTTGGGGCTACGGACTTTCTACAGTTTGTTCAATTTCTTCATTATTCAGCGgttaaatgcattaaaaaacataGACTCGATCTGGGATGTTTTTTACttgcacaaaaaaaatttaaaaaaattcctaggaaaataaatgaaacttactaattttcatttatttccaCTATTCCAACCAATAACTGACGTCGCATCCTGGTGACGGCTAATTTCcacaactttattttaaattaatattttgttactaaataacttaaattaatattctttattaaataacttaaattaatcTTCTCAAAACCTTTCtcttcaaattaaaatcatcCACGCttgagagaatttttttcctaatcttctccaaaaatttcaaatgctTTTTTATCAGAGTGTTGtgtaaaattcaaaatagtactactactatgtattttcagaaaaaaaaaagaaaattatgtgCAAAATGAAAGTCGCGtatagtattttttgtgtaCTTTAAAGCATTTAATCCTGCCTTCTTAAAAATACTATCCTTATTCCTTACAAAAGATAAGACAAAAACATTATAACACTTTTTCTTTAAGTTTAGGCAAGTCTAGAAGTAAGATTCATTCAAGAGATTGATGCTagccttaaaaaaaaaaggatatagtattaagttaaaaatatttctaacaTCAACTCCCCTGATCCCCTCCAAAACCATAATTAATATTGGTGGTTGATAGTTTAGGGGTTACACATCGCCCACCTATTTAATCCACAATAACGACTTGTAAATAATGAGAGAAGCCATGTGTgtttttttcagatttttgtATGCACAATAAGATTTTCGGAAAGTTTAAGTATACTTTACATTTTCTACTCTACTTTGGTGTTTCGGCCTTTAATTTTGCTTTGTAAACAGTTGGTTTTTTAGCATATCTATAAACTTGTTAATTAAGAGGGACCTTGTACATGTCAACATTGCAAGCATATAGTGATTGTGACAATGTGGTCCCATATGTAGAAGCACCACTATCAGAACTAGCTCCGACGAACAAGAAGAGGCATGAACACGACTTCAACAATAAACGAATGCAGAGTTTTTTTGCATGCTAAGATGCAAAAGGTGTGCCAAATGCATAGAATGACTAccctattaatattttataggCACAGTCCACTACAGGAGGAGCATGTTGTCATTCAtgcaaattcaaatattgCAGGAGCTACAGGTTTGATCGAATGGTCACCTCATCATGACTGGTGTAACAATCAAGAGTTACATATGTGTATTGACCGCATACACATATGGAAAGATGTTCATGTTGTTGGTCGTTGGGGAGACGTACTTGGACAAAAGTTCACGTCAGTTTCCATTCGACAGATTGCACTTAGATGACATATGTGCATACATGAGCCCAACGTACAAATTAGGTCATGTCTCATTGGGTGTTGTTGGGCTACGTGCCCAATTggactattttaatttgatgttgttgggctgtatataattttattttgggtttGTACAAAGCCCAAGTCCTAAGTCGAACGACCAAGCTCAAAGACCACTGAAAGACCAATTACCAACAAGAAGTcaacatgtttttaaaatGACTAAGAATACAAAATTCGTCCGGCAAGCAAAAGTGCTGGCCAAAAACCAACAAGAAGTCACAAAGAGTGCTCGTCATTTTCAAACCATGGCAAGTACCAGAGTTCTCATTAACACAATCGCGCATTTTGCGAGCACAAGTTTCATATTTTCTATTCGCCGAATGGTTAATCGTGCTCGCAAAATTCAGAGAGCGCCGAGTGTGAAGGACATCGTTGCTCGCAAAATGTGCTCACTAATGACATCTCCACTAATCTCTTCTTTGTTGTAGTGAAATAATGGGATATATTAagctattattattattattgattaacCCCCAACTCCCCTCCAAAAACCCTAATAAATATTGGTAGTTGATAGTTTAGGGTTACACCCTAGCCCACCAATTTAATCCACTATAACGACTTGTAAATTCATTGCAAAATAGTAATAgttcacataaaaaaaacattattagATGGCAATAGTCCGCCCCTCATATTAAAAGCCAAGTGCTCCATTTTCCTTGGACATTTAAATTTTCCCCCCACCACCCATACCCCCTACACAACTTTGGTACGTATTTTACCATTAATTTATAACCACAGAATAATCAATCAAAGGGACTGTATGTGCATAAATATACACAACATTTATGGTCGatattaaaatacatttaaaTTGGCATTAATTTTTTCGATTTAGTGAAGCGAATGCAGTTGGAGTAAATATCTAGTCATGTTTTTAGGTGGAGATGTGACgtggtgatttttttttcttttcattcatACTAATATACGTACATAACTAcgtagtgtgtgtgtgcgtgtttTTCTATGTTATAAATAATTGTGTATCATCTCATATTCTTCCAGAAAGCCTCTTTCATTATTTTGAGTAGTAAACTTCCAAATTTATGCTTATGGAGTTCAAGATTCTGCCCTTTATTGCATTTCTTTCTGTGAGTATTAATAactaatgatttttttaaaaatatttatcttgtTGAAATTTAAGGATTTGATTGTTtggttttatattttctacttatgttgttttatgtgtttgcAGGTGGCAATAGTTGTTAGTCATGCAGCTTTGCCTCAGGAGGAGTATTGGAATTCGGTGTTGCCAAACACACCCATGCCCAAAGCGATAAAAGAACTCGTGCAGCCAACATCAGGTAATATGCTACACATCTGATGATGTGAGAATCATTCGTGATCGCCATTATAGTTTAGTCCACATTTTAtcgttatttatttattttataatttagttaGATCCTAATactatcaaattttttattaacgttttaaattttacaaatttgctcgttatgttattttattcgTTTATATGAAGTTATAgagaaattgaataattaatatgctttgatttttaaatcattttgagaaaatatatgCTACCGTGGCCTAAATGAGAATGATGTTTGCGGATTatcataatatattaaaattgaaattgcaGCAGATAATTTTTGGATTAATcaactttttttgttttcaagttTAGTTATGGATCTTATGGTTGTTTTGTATGTGAAGTGTtagtaacaaaaaaatttgaactaATGAACTTGAAATTGATCTTAgtattcttgattttttttttattaatctcaACTAATTTTGATCTGGATTTCCATTTCATGAAAATTCAATTCTATGTAGCAAAATTTTCTATAGCTCATTATACAAAATTGCATTCCTCTCTGTGTAACAGAATGGCTGGACGACAAGAGCACAGCCGTCGGAGTAGGCAACGGCGGAGTGAACGTCAACAACGGAAACAGCGGCACCAACGTCAACGTCGGCGGCCCAGGCGTCACTGTCGGAACACACAACAGAAATGGCAAACCCGTCTACGTTCGGGTAGCCCCGACTGGAAACCCGTTCAATTACCTCTACGCTGCCACCGAAACGCAGCTGCACGACGACCCGAACGTGGCCCTCTTCTTCCTAGAGAAAGACTTGTATGCAGGCAACAAGATGACCCTCCACTTCTCCAAACCCACAGGAGAGGAGGAAGCATTCTTGCCGCGCCACCTTGCCGACTCCATGCCCTTCTCCTCGAACAAGCTGCCGGAGATCTACAGTGAGTTCTCCGTGAAGCCCGGGTCAAGCGAGGCCGAGGCCATCAAGAAAACCATTCAGGAATGCGAGGGCACGAAGCTGCAAGGAGAGGAGGCGTTCTGTGCAACTTCCTTGGAGTCCATGGTCGATTTCACCAAGTCCGTGCTGGGGAAAGACGCGACCGCAGTGTCCACCGAGGCCGACAGCACGGAGCGGAAAGTGTACCGTATCGAGGCCGTGACGAAGTTGCCGACCGACAAGCCGGCCGTGGCGTGCCACAAGCAGGAGTATGCATACCCCGTGTTCTACTGCCACAAGACCGACACCACAGTGGCTTACCGCGTTTCATTGGTGGGTGCCGGCGGGTCCAAGGCAGATGCAGTGGCTGTGTGCCACAGGGACACGTCGCAGTGGAACCCGAAGCACTTGGCCTTCCAGGTGCTCAAGGTGAAGCCCGGGTCTGTCCCGGTCTGCCATTACCTCCCTGAGAATCACATTGTGTGGGTTTCAAAGAATTAGAGAAATAAGCATAAGCCTATATGtatgttattttgtttgtgtgGATGTATTTTAGAATTCGAATATCTACGTATGTGTGTGATATGTGGATATATGTGTGAGTTATCAGACTGTGAGTCTTTCTTTTATGTTAGTGAATTATTGAAAACCAGAATAATGATTTCTGCAAGAGAATGTAAGGCGAAATCTACGAGAAATAACTTCTAACCTTGATTCGTCTTCTGGTTTCCATCCCCTCGTGCCAAACGTATGCGTCGGGAATGGTATGTACAAGCaacatgaaatgaaaaaaagacaACTGCAAGAAACCAATCCAAGAAATGGCAAGTTAGGGGATGAATGGATTCATACATGGTGAGACATTCTCTGCAAAATCACTATCTCCCTAGATGCATCGTGTGAAATTCACTAGCCTTCGTGTATCCTAAACCTCCACATGAGGTAGCCTAAAGCCGTGAGACGCTGCTTATATCCAGTACTAATCAAGGTGTACTAATACATATGTCTGATCAATGTATAAGGTGAGTCTAGAATAACTCCCTAGTTCGACTTCTTGACCCCTAAGGCGCCTCAAATGGCGTAGTGAAGGTTTTCAAACTAAAACTTTATGAATTCGTAGCTACTAAAGGAAATACACTTCTCTGTATTACCTTAAAATGCATCATTTTATTACTTGAGCAAAATTTATGAtgacaaaaaagaaattgtagATATATCACCTTAGAATTAAAGAAGGGAAACAGATTGTTTCCTCATACAAGTGTCATTGAAGTATAGCTCATCAAAAGCTAACAATTAGGATCAAAAGGTTCCAAAGATCCCCATGTTTTCCCAACTTTGATCTTGACAGGCAAAGGAACTGCAAGAGACGTAAGAGATAAATCGTTATTGACGGCAATATTGCCCCAGTAAACCTGTATGCCTTCTGCTTGGACATAACAATCATGATGAACTTTTTAAACACCATACCAAGAAGTGACATGGCCCTTTCCATGCATGATTGGAGCAACAACCCGGCCTCCTTTACAACTGAATGGTCAGCTTCCAGCACAAGTTCATCGTGTACCTGACAGGTCGACGACAGACATGTCCATCAAACTCACTAGCTTCAGAGACGAATATTGAATATTGAAAACGTAAAAGGTACTTACAATTTCCCACTGACAGTAAGAGCGATAATGTTAATATTGAAATagaaaagcaaacataaatgCTTAGGGCCACGTGGTATGTATAGACCAATTACCTGTAGAAGGATCCGACAGCGACCTTTAAgcaattgacatttttcagCATCTATAAAACTTGGGCATAATGCTTCAGAATCCTCGCCGATCACATCATGCAAGCATATCattgcaatttttattatgtcgGCAGCAGATCCCTTCAAACATAGCATGGAAACAGTTAACATGTGAAATTAACAAATACCATCGCCCCCAACACCCAAGGCCACCtcttaaaaaggaaataaaatcataagccaaagaaaatacaaattgaaaatattatatgataACTACTATGCTGTGACACCAGCAAAAGAAAAATCACCTGACATATGGAATTCACAGCTTGTCTCTGAGCTTTGGATTTCTCTTTGCTGTTACCGaatttgatatttgataaGAAACGTTTTCGTCCCTTAAGGGTCTTCACATAACTGCAGCAGAAAAGATCATGTCATTGGTAGGGGTAAACATATAACGAGAGAAGATATAGGATCCTTCTAACACAAAGTTGCAAGAGAAATTGAAAGGCGTGAAGCTGCTGCGGCCAACTTGATTGATTTTAAAGACGTTTTAATTACCAAACTTGcatcacatttaatttaaggACACCTTTTCAtcgatattatattttcctcACCCTTTCTTATGACAAGCCGTAACTGCTTCCTGAAGCCAGGACGCAACTCCAGGGAAAGATTTCTTGAAGTTTTGAATTGTTTCTGCAGCTTCATCTGGACTACAGTCCAACTGTTCTGCCAGTGTGTTTGGCCCCATGCCATAAAGAATTCCGTAAACCAGTCTCTTTGTTCGCTCTCGATCTTGTGAGCTCACACTAGACTCATGTTTCTCACTCCATTTTGCGGCAATCATGGTAAAGACATCAGCCTGGGGATTAGTTAGCAGCTCAATCAATGAACGGTCTTTTGAGAAATGGGCCATAAGTCTCAGCTCTATCTGACAATAATCAGCAGCTAAAAGCACCCAGTTGTCCTGCAATGAAGATAACAAATCAGAAGATGCAAATGAATCTACAGCAGGACAACTCCTGACTCGTGAAAGGATAAGCAAAAAAGAGTTTGAGAATCTATCTAACTTCACCTGAGTAGGCACAAAGAAATCACGTGCATTGATTTTATAGTGGCTGACACATGATTTCCCATCACCTTCATTCATTTCGAACTCAACCATATGCTCAACAGACTGTGCTCAGTTCATATCAAAATCGCAGAACAGTATATTATGACTTGTgtaataagaataaaattttttaaggatgaaaaagaaatgccACAACATACAAACCTGGAGGTTAGGCTCCTCTATTGACAGTCGGCCAGTTGCTGTTGATGTCTGGAGCCAATGACCATGCAGAGTGTACTTCTGGGCCCTCATAGAGAGCCTAGCAAGTGAACAAATTGACCCCAAAGTAGAATTAAAGAGCTTAGTTAATGTTCGATGCTCCTTAATAACTGGGACTATAAGATGCTCATCCCTGAAATTAAGCTAGATTTTGTTAGTCCCACAAATTATGGAGAAGCTGGACCTGTGACAGATGTGGCCAACATTGCATCAGTAGGGCTCAGCTAACTGCTTAGTACCTGAGCATTTCCAGACAATGTTTGTCAGTTCTGTGGTGGTTCTTCCCTTCGTAACCTTCAGGCATGGGCAGCTTCAAATGTTCATAGAGAATATTTGCTATATCTGCAGGCATTGACAATGAGAATGTCTTGCCAGCTAATCTGTAAGCTTCCTTCTCGAGCATCTTGAGTTTTTCCCCAAGGACATGCCTCACTCTAAGGCATCCTTCCATGTCGACACCAATTCCAGATATCTCCATATCAGCAAGAATATTTACCTACAAGTGAATCACTTAACAAGCAATAATAGACACCTAaagttgaaaaagaaaagaagaaattacAAGTGAAATCAAgttgcctttttttttaacagtCAATAGAAGCTCTGTTCGGAAGATGGTTAACTTTTTCCTTTGATGGCAATATAGGATTCCTTACCAATCGAACTTCCACAGTGATAAGTGGTTCAATTAGTTCTTCAGAGTGTAGTAATTTCCATAGAACGGAAGATAATGCTCGAGTTTGTGCAACTCTGCGGCAGCATCCATTATGTGCAGCTCTCCGTGTCTGATCCTTCCATCTACCACTACGGTTAGTGGATGCAGCAGCATCACTAGATAACCTCCTTTTGGCTTCCTGTCATAACTGTAACTTTAGAGATTGTTTCTGACAACTAAGACTTTTTAAAAgatgaataaatgaatatgtaaCCCTTGgctaaacaatataaaaatcacTTGAACtattataaagaaatgaaatatttgtttataCATCAACATTTGCATAGCTATCCGTCCATATTTGTGTCGTTAAAACCTAACCAATATCAGAATCAGACAGATGTTGCATCACATTCACAAGACATCTACTACACAGTATTTGAGAACAAAAACGATACTATATTCCTGAGAAACAACACATCCAATTCACAAACTGAAgcgaaagagagagaaattacCTTTTCCAAATTAGGACAAGAACTTTTCTCCTCATCAGGCGATAGAATCCATGCAACAACACTCAGATCAATTGCATTCCTCAAATGAATAGGAGAAAACATAAAGTAGGAATTGTCTATAAGCTCCAAACCCAAACTTTTGATCCCCCCATGTGGGGTGCTAAACTTTTGGACAGAAGCAGCGGGACGTTTTAGCACCTGAATTTGAACTTTTAAGTTCCAAGTGAACTTCCTGACATCCGTTTTCCCCATTATAGCCCCAAACCTAGTCCACCTCTTCTTGGCCATCTCCACCTGCAGATTTGGTGGCAGAACATTCTTGCTGCCCACAGAATGATCATCTTGTTTGCTGCTATAGCGAGATAAGTCCTTTGGAATACTTAAGTAATACACTGGAGAATTCTCCCAGCAGATGGCTATGCCATGTACCTCAAAGGGAGTGGTAGAGCTCAGTTCagattttttagtaaaatgtATATCAAAAAAGAATTCAGTTGTAGCATCCAATAGATCCAAGAAAGAATCAAGTCCGCCAGGAATACTAGTAACACTGACAGGACCCTTTTCTGGCTTGTTTACTCTGCTTCCcatacataaattttcattttcaggCTGTTGTTCTCGACTATGATCAACATGCTCCTTTAACTGATGTTTAACACCACCAATATCTACCGTTGGATCAGGAGCCAACCCTTTTGGATTACTAGTGCAATTATTAGTAATATGTAACTCGTCATTAACAGGGTTAGTATTTTGTGCAATCAAAATGCGTTTGTCCAAATGCATTTCATCGTGTGCATTTCCTGTTGAATATGCCTCAGCCGAACCAGCTGGTTGAGGGCCTATAGGTTGGTCTCTCTCATCACATCTGTCTACAGCTAATGGTGAGTCTAACATGTTCTTAGAATTCTGAAGGAAAGCGTAGCTACTTGTAGACTCCTCCCCTGACGATGATGAAGGCTCTTTTCGAGAAGCATCTAGTGGCCGAGAAAGCTGTCCAACATCAAGTCCAAGAGACTTGAAGGCGGAGAATGCAGCAACCCTTGCCTCTTCAGCCTTTTCAAATACTATTTTCCGAGCACCATTTTTAATCTTCTTGGCAACTCCCCCTTGTATTTTCCTTTGTGTGGCACCCTCCGTGTCTACCATGAATAATTGATCCAAATTAGCTAATGGTTATATCAGCCATATAACCAAAGTTAAAATATCAAAGTATTCAAGAATCCACCATATGccaaacaaatatatatatcttaCCCTGACCACTCCATGAAGATTCAAAAATCGCTTTGACAATTTCATGAATTGAAGCTTCAGCAATAGCTTGGGGTGTTCGTAAACCAGCCCTATAAAGTGCTCTAGCTCGGGAACCCTAAATGTCCAAGAATCAGATCAGAGTAATATctaaattcatattatttcaataagaAGCAATTTGCACACCTTAATAAAAGGAATGGTTGTAAGTTCCACAATCTCTGCTCTAACCCCAAATGAAACACGATGTTGGAATTTGCCGACTAAACTTTCAAGGTCATGCCAACCAAGCCTTTCACAGAACACTGAAACCATTGATGCAAACCTTCCAGCATTTTCTTGTAATGCCTGAACCATGCCTCTAGCAACTTTAAAACCTTCACAAACTTCACCAACAGGTACTTCCTACAGTCCACAAAGCTCTATCATTACACATGGACACAACTCGATATCATAACAGAAATTAACTTCCTGATTCAAATACACATTATTATGAACAACGGCCGCACAGTCGAAACATGATTCATTGTCCCATGGGACGAAAACAAGTTTACCTGCACAAGCTTGGACAAGATAAGAGCAACGTAGAACCGTCTACACATTCTAAGCATTTGTTCATCTGAGAGCATGCCATTGGTCATTGTCCCAAGTTTGTCATCATATTTTCCCTGTAAGTTTTTTCCTCTATCCCTGGATCTCTGCAGCAGTCGAGAAGGCGCACCATGAGCCATACGCATCAGGAAAGGTTCTTGTACTCCAACTCGGTTGCCAACAGACtgcatttaaaatattcaacattgCAGTCAATTATATTCAGGGATTCAGGTTGGCAcaagcaaataattaaaaggcAGATCAAAACTCATTGTTCAAATGCATACAAGTCCTAACcagttaatttttaaaacaacaaaatatggTGCAGGCAGTTGGTAGTGGGCTCAGTCCTTGGGCTGGGGAATCCACAGGCAGAATATTCCCATGCAAGAAATTCAATTCTTAATATTTAACAGCTGTAGAAGAAGCACGAGGCTATAAGCTCTGAAACCTTGTCCATAATCTTGGAAAACATCAGCCAATAGAGATGCAAATTAAAGCAGTTTGACAGTAACTTTAGAAAACCATATGGCAGGCTCTCATAACTTCTACTAGGAAAAAGTTCGATGAGACTAAACCCCCTTTTAGTGGTACCTGGATTCCAACTAAAGTAAATATGAATCATTGAATAAATTGAAGTTGTATCTGGTCTACGTAACACAGTATTAGATATGAATGTAATGATTGGTGAAAATAAGAGaactaataaatataagaaaatttaaataaaaaaatagtaacaaTGCAAATACGAATGGAAAGAACAGGTAAATGAAAAACGGTGTATGTGAAACAGAGCTAAGATATGCTGTGTAGCTTTGTGCAACAGTACAGCCACTGCACAACTACAATCACAATTTCTTCGATGGTATATTATAACAGAAGAGGAAAAATAGTGGAAGTACCTGGTCTAAAGAAGATAACTGCATGTATCTCTCATAGTATAGTTCCCAATCTGGTTCCACATCAACATTAATGGGAGTTACCAAGTACACCAAATGCAAGTCTGAAGCTAGAACAAAACCTTCTCTTGCTCTCATGAGATCGTCCAGCACAATCTGCACAGTGTCCAAAGTTAATTGATTGCCAAAATCATCTGCTCTATAAGTTAGGTTCAACATGAGATATGTTGATAGTAAAATACATTATTAGAAAAACTCAAGAGAAAAAAACATGCGGAATGCGCTGGTCAAAGTTAGCAATCAACAAGttatagattaaaataataatctgTACTTTGTGAATGAGGAACGGGTAAAGATATTTACAAGCGATTCTTCTGGACAAAGAGAACTTCCGAAAGATGCAAGGCCAAGG
The genomic region above belongs to Salvia hispanica cultivar TCC Black 2014 chromosome 3, UniMelb_Shisp_WGS_1.0, whole genome shotgun sequence and contains:
- the LOC125214083 gene encoding BURP domain protein RD22 — its product is MLMEFKILPFIAFLSVAIVVSHAALPQEEYWNSVLPNTPMPKAIKELVQPTSEWLDDKSTAVGVGNGGVNVNNGNSGTNVNVGGPGVTVGTHNRNGKPVYVRVAPTGNPFNYLYAATETQLHDDPNVALFFLEKDLYAGNKMTLHFSKPTGEEEAFLPRHLADSMPFSSNKLPEIYSEFSVKPGSSEAEAIKKTIQECEGTKLQGEEAFCATSLESMVDFTKSVLGKDATAVSTEADSTERKVYRIEAVTKLPTDKPAVACHKQEYAYPVFYCHKTDTTVAYRVSLVGAGGSKADAVAVCHRDTSQWNPKHLAFQVLKVKPGSVPVCHYLPENHIVWVSKN